A genome region from Musa acuminata AAA Group cultivar baxijiao chromosome BXJ3-5, Cavendish_Baxijiao_AAA, whole genome shotgun sequence includes the following:
- the LOC103985365 gene encoding protein FATTY ACID EXPORT 2, chloroplastic: MAVASTAAAVALWPASQSALFLRRPSSLASKLPSHYPPRASCTLRSAALVTPLPRPTPRRPETRLFADESESPDIEVEIENDGGSGGGIEGSDGGSGGGGEGGDDGKNGGAGDSGESEEGGADKEKKVEHEGGMSMSQKVTLGYAALVGVGGIMGYVKSGSQKSLAVGGIAALLLYFVYTLLPVRPAFASSLGLGLSAALLVVMGSRFKKSGKIFPAGIVSVVSFIMVGGYFHGILRSSHV, translated from the exons ATGGCAGtcgcctccaccgccgccgctgttgcCCTCTGGCCGGCTTCCCAGTCTGCTCTCTTCCTCCGCCGGCCCTCCTCTCTCGCCTCCAAGCTTCCCTCCCACTATCCGCCGCGCGCTTCTTGCACGCTCAGATCCGCCGCTCTTGTCACTCCCCTCCCCCGTCCGACCCCTCGTCGACCCGAGACTCGTCTCTTCGCGGACGAATCCGAGTCCCCGGATATCGAGGTGGAGATTGAAAACGACGGAGGCTCAGGAGGAGGAATCGAGGGGTCCGATGGCGGATCAGGTGGTGGTGGTGAGGGTGGGGACGATGGTAAGAACGGAGGGGCGGGGGATTCCGGGGAGAGCGAAGAGGGAGGAGCGGATAAGGAGAAGAAGGTGGAGCATGAGGGCGGGATGTCCATGTCGCAGAAGGTGACGCTGGGCTATGCGGCCCTCGTCGGAG TTGGTGGCATCATGGGATATGTTAAAAGTGGGAGCCAGAAGTCATTAGCTGTTGGAGGGATAGCagccttgctactgtattttgtgTATACACTACTTCCAGTTAGACCAGCTTTTGCATCATCTCTCGGTCTAG GTTTATCTGCAGCTCTCCTGGTAGTGATGGGTTCTCGCTTCAAGAAGTCCGGGAAGATCTTTCCCGCAGGCATTGTGTCTGTCGTGTCATTCATCATGGTTGGTGGTTATTTTCATGGAATCCTACGCAGTTCTCATGTTTAA
- the LOC103985363 gene encoding proteasome subunit beta type-6, with the protein MDLDLSAPHSLGTTIIGVTYDGGVVLGADSRTSTGMYVANRASDKITQLTDNVYICRSGSAADSQVISDYVRYFLHQHTIQLGQPSTVKVAANLVRLLSYQNKNMLQMGIIVGGWDKYEGGQIYSVPLGGTILKQPFAIGGSGSSYLYGFFDQAWKEGMSKDEAEKLVVKAVSLAIARDGASGGVVRTVTINADGVTKNFYSGDSLPLWHEELEPHNSLLDILSSSSPEPMST; encoded by the exons ATGGATCTCGACCTTAGCGCGCCCCACTCGTTGGGAACCACCATCATCGGAGTGACCTACGACGGCGGTGTCGTCCTCGGAGCCGATTCGAGGACGAGCACAG GAATGTATGTCGCTAATCGGGCGTCGGATAAGATCACACAGTTGACGGACAATGTCTACATATGCCGCTCTGGATCG GCAGCTGATTCCCAGGTTATCTCTGACTATGTCAGATACTTTCTTCATCAACACAC AATTCAGCTTGGACAGCCTTCAACGGTCAAGGTGGCAGCTAATTTAGTTAGATTGCTGTCATACCAAAACAAG AACATGCTACAAATGGGCATCATTGTTGGTGGATGGGACAAATACGAAGGAGGTCAAATATATTCCGTGCCACTTGGAGGGACAATACTGAAGCAACCTTTTGCTATCGGAG GATCTGGTTCGAGCTACCTTTATGGTTTCTTTGATCAAGCATGGAAGGAAGGGATGAGCAAAGATGAAGCTGAG AAATTAGTGGTGAAGGCAGTCTCTCTTGCTATTGCACGTGATGGGGCGAGCGGAGGTGTCGTCCGTACTGTTACT ATCAATGCTGATGGTGTCACGAAGAACTTCTACTCCGGCGACTCCCTTCCTCTATGGCATGAAGAGCTGGAGCCACACAACTCGCTGCTGGATATCCTCTCGTCCAGCAGTCCCGAGCCTATGAGCACATGA
- the LOC135638606 gene encoding pectinesterase/pectinesterase inhibitor PPE8B-like yields the protein MASSPSANGVLIFFLLLSAPVCLSLNNTAASLQSHCPRSKTPRRGSPAGSSFVPSTSFLSTLHSTLDEIKKVMSLVSTFSGSLDCDLRVSSAVSDCIELLDLSSDELTWTLSDSQSNNASTEGTGGNRLSDLHTWMSAALGNQDTCKDGLGGTGGFVESLIAKGLDKVNSLVADGLREIAAAAVENAGEKGGRRRLMGFPEWVSAGDRKLLQAQPAAVANAVVAQDGSGNYTTVEAAVAAAPAESPRRYVIYVKKGVYKENVEIKKKKWNLMLVGDGMGQTVISGSRSYVDGWTTYRSATFAVAGKGFIARELTIENTAGPQKHQAVALRSDSDLSVFYRCGFSGYQDTLYAHSLRQFYRECRVAGTVDFIFGNAAAVFQNCQVFPRRALPDQKNSVTAQGRKDPNQNTGFSLQFCNVSADADLHGSANSTATYLGRPWKAYSRAVFMQSYLGSVIRPEGWLEWDGTFALSTLYYAEYMNYGPGSGLGGRVKWPGYHALSDATMAANFTVARFIDGNSWLPSTGVKYIAGLTV from the exons ATGGCTTCTTCCCCATCCGCCAATGGGGTTCTCATTTTCTTCCTTCTGCTTTCAGCACCGGTGTGTCTCTCCTTGAACAACACTGCGGCCTCCTTACAGTCACATTGCCCGAGGTCTAAGACCCCCCGCCGGGGCTCGCCGGCGGGGAGCTCTTTTGTCCCCTCGACCTCCTTCCTCTCCACCCTGCATTCCACCCTCGATGAGATCAAGAAGGTCATGTCGCTCGTGTCCACCTTCTCCGGCTCTCTCGACTGCGATCTTCGCGTCTCCTCCGCCGTCAGCGACTGCATCGAGCTCCTTGACCTCTCCTCCGACGAGCTCACCTGGACCCTGTCCGATTCACAGTCCAACAATGCCTCCACCGAGGGCACCGGCGGAAACCGCCTCTCCGACCTCCACACCTGGATGAGCGCCGCCCTTGGGAACCAGGACACCTGCAAGGATGGCCTCGGCGGGACCGGCGGCTTCGTCGAGTCCCTCATCGCCAAGGGCCTCGACAAAGTCAACTCCCTCGTCGCCGACGGACTCCGCGAGATCGCCGCCGCGGCGGTCGAAAATGCAGGCGAAAAGGGCGGGCGTAGGAGGCTGATGGGCTTCCCGGAGTGGGTCTCGGCGGGGGACCGGAAGCTGCTGCAGGCCCAACCGGCGGCGGTGGCGAACGCGGTGGTGGCGCAGGACGGGAGCGGGAACTACACGACCGTGGAGGCAGCCGTGGCAGCGGCCCCAGCGGAGAGTCCCCGGAGGTACGTGATATACGTGAAGAAGGGGGTGTACAAGGAGAACGTGGAGatcaagaagaagaagtggaaccTGATGCTCGTCGGCGACGGCATGGGCCAGACCGTCATCTCCGGCAGCCGTAGCTACGTCGACGGCTGGACCACCTACCGTAGCGCCACCTTCG CTGTCGCCGGCAAGGGGTTCATAGCTCGGGAACTAACGATCGAGAACACGGCGGGGCCGCAGAAACACCAGGCAGTGGCGCTCCGCTCCGATTCCGACCTCTCCGTCTTCTACCGCTGCGGCTTCTCCGGATACCAGGACACGCTGTACGCCCACTCCCTCCGGCAATTCTACCGCGAGTGCCGCGTCGCCGGCACCGTCGACTTCATCTTCGGCAACGCCGCGGCGGTCTTCCAGAACTGCCAGGTCTTCCCTCGCCGAGCCCTCCCGGACCAGAAGAACTCGGTGACGGCGCAGGGCCGCAAGGATCCCAACCAGAACACCGGCTTCTCCTTGCAGTTCTGCAACGTCTCGGCCGACGCCGACCTCCACGGCTCCGCCAACTCTACCGCCACGTACCTCGGTCGGCCGTGGAAGGCGTACTCCCGGGCCGTCTTCATGCAGTCGTACCTGGGGTCGGTCATCCGGCCGGAGGGGTGGCTGGAGTGGGACGGCACCTTTGCCCTGAGCACGCTGTACTACGCGGAGTACATGAACTACGGGCCAGGGTCGGGGTTGGGGGGGCGAGTGAAGTGGCCGGGGTACCACGCGCTCAGCGACGCCACCATGGCTGCTAACTTCACGGTGGCTCGGTTCATAGATGGGAACTCGTGGCTGCCGTCGACCGGAGTGAAGTACATAGCTGGATTGACGGTATAG
- the LOC103985366 gene encoding E3 ubiquitin-protein ligase EL5-like: MGGGRGDTPAVSISSREMIGAVIFLFVAIVFFFFVYLYARRHLRRPDAAPRGRSRARFIFVAADLGLGPDTGGGLDSAALRSLPVTVYRAADFKEGVECAVCLSELADGEEARMLPSCSHGFHLECIDMWLLSHSTCPLCRTPVGVEPSMNPDSGAESTQTPPPATSPVLPANVLIWGSQNQVNAGNSCSPEGPSSSSGALAIEIPSRLAVEVTKSPVSARFNSRRRLWSQGKTAAGSSCSPRGGDIEQGSESSTEGIVHPPKSPASS, from the coding sequence ATGGGGGGCGGCCGCGGAGATACGCCCGCCGTGAGTATAAGCAGCAGGGAGATGATAGGGGCTGTCATCTTCCTCTTCGTTGCCATAGTCTTCTTTTTCTTCGTTTACCTCTATGCCAGGCGTCACCTGCGTCGCCCCGATGCGGCCCCCCGCGGCCGCTCCCGGGCGCGCTTCATCTTCGTCGCTGCAGACCTTGGCCTCGGCCCCGACACCGGAGGCGGCCTAGACAGTGCCGCGCTCCGGTCGTTGCCGGTCACCGTATACAGGGCGGCGGACTTCAAGGAGGGCGTCGAGTGCGCCGTCTGCCTCTCCGAGCTGGCCGATGGAGAGGAGGCCCGGATGCTGCCCAGCTGCAGCCATGGGTTCCATCTCGAGTGCATCGACATGTGGCTCCTATCCCACTCCACCTGCCCGCTCTGCCGGACCCCGGTCGGCGTCGAACCTTCCATGAACCCAGATTCCGGCGCTGAATCGACGCAAACTCCACCGCCTGCTACTTCTCCGGTCCTCCCGGCAAACGTCTTGATATGGGGTAGCCAGAATCAGGTGAATGCAGGGAACTCATGCTCACCGGAAGGGCCTTCGAGCTCTTCTGGTGCCCTGGCGATTGAGATACCAAGTAGGCTCGCCGTGGAAGTGACGAAATCGCCGGTTTCAGCTCGGTTCAACTCACGGAGAAGGCTTTGGAGCCAGGGGAAGACGGCAGCTGGTTCTTCTTGTAGCCCAAGAGGAGGCGACATTGAGCAGGGATCGGAATCATCCACAGAGGGGATCGTTCACCCTCCAAAATCTCCGGCCAGCTCGTGA
- the LOC135638987 gene encoding E3 ubiquitin-protein ligase Os03g0188200-like, with protein sequence MRRTIEYCDLRLVLVQFVEETALFLSLMVKWLLLPSYGWWPAAAISSSLEDSTVAEAKARHCAAARAVRESLHVSTYAELVGEQEESATADAAAAAAATTCAVCLSEVGRQDSVWELRNCRHVFHHGCLDRWLDHDEHLSCPLCRAPLLATRPSASPPPPPPASEPSWAVERLLYLFGDDLLLASPT encoded by the coding sequence ATGCGCAGAACCATAGAGTACTGCGACTTGAGACTTGTGCTGGTTCAATTCGTTGAAGAGACCGCTCTCTTCTTGTCTCTCATGGTCAAGTGGCTGCTCCTTCCCTCCTACGGATGGTGGCCTGCTGCTGCTATTTCCTCCTCTTTGGAAGACAGCACCGTCGCCGAGGCCAAAGCTCGTCACTGCGCCGCGGCCCGGGCGGTGAGGGAGAGCCTCCACGTCTCGACCTACGCCGAGCTGGTAGGAGAGCAGGAAGAGTCGGCCACCGCCGAcgccgccgcagcagcagcagcaacgacgTGCGCGGTGTGCCTGAGCGAGGTGGGGAGGCAGGACAGCGTGTGGGAGCTGCGGAACTGCAGGCACGTGTTCCACCATGGCTGCCTGGACCGGTGGCTCGACCACGACGAGCACCTCAGTTGCCCGCTCTGCCGCGCGCCGCTGCTCGCCACGCGGCCAtccgcttctcctcctcctcccccgccgGCATCGGAGCCCAGCTGGGCCGTGGAGCGCCTCCTCTATCTCTTCGGGGACGACCTCCTCCTCGCATCTCCTACATAG